In Sardina pilchardus chromosome 8, fSarPil1.1, whole genome shotgun sequence, the genomic window taaataaagggtagCCTACGCGGGACGACGACGCACAAGGATTCTGTGTGCACTAGCCTACAATTAAACCAGTTACCGAGtgcggagacagagtgcagattcGCATATTTAAGGCTTTATTTCGCCAACACTGCAAGAAAGTAAGCTAGCCAAGGTTATTTTAACCACAACGGACAACGCTCAGAGTAAAAGGATGAactccaaacaagcacacaataggcctactcactcaaagttcgcccgttaactctccaaacacacgttaacgcaacacaatatattgagagtaccagcagagaataattaagacttcattttacttacacatatatcttatttgtccaaaacagcccatacagtatccatagatagacacctgcctgcctgcctctattTCCCCACTCCTCAGATCCCGTGCAGATATGTCCTTTGGCAATCCATGATTTCACGTAGGGAATGGGATTGAACCGGGTAGCTTAAGCAGTGGGCCGACAAGGCCAATAGAGAGTTTTGAGGAGATggtagagggggaaagagatgcTCTATTTGCTGCGCAAATCAAGTTAATCTGCGAAAAACCCCGCTCATGCACTTGAGATGGGGACAGTGTTGACCGCGGCCGAAAGGTCCGAACGAACCAGGCGCGCGGAAACCGCTTTTTGACCAAGGGTGCtgaataacaaaataatgaagaatGTCCAACGATTTCTCCCTGCTATACATGTTTTGGATTTTGACTGCTAAATAGCCTACGTCATTAGCGCGGTGTACGGTTGAGGGCAAGACGTTTCATATCCTGTCCTTTGCAACCACAAATTCTAATGTTCTACAAATGCGACAGCACCAGGCGCGTCGCTATAGGTGTTCTAAAGATAAGGGGCTATACCTCGGCTGACCCTTCCATTTCTcgggggtccgggggttttTCCCCCGGGAAAATTTTAAAATTGGGCTGTGAAAGATGCGATTTCaacatagtttgagaaggaaagtaaggCCAGGTCCCGGATCTCAAATTAAGCCTTGAATAGCTGCCGGATCCAACgtcggaggttccggatcttgttccggcttgttccggctcaaattaagcactgcTGCTCGCACACtggaccaaaaaatatgaacatatttcccccatcctagcatctctacattggttacctgttaaaagtcacattgacttcaaaattctacttctaacatacaaagccataaatggcaggGCACCCGAATATAAAAACATCTTCTAGttccatataatccacctagacccttacgatcacaaaatactggacttcttgtaattccaagaatttcaaaaattacagtaggaggcagagctttctgttaccgcgcacccctcctctggaataatcttcctccctcaattcgattagcagacaccctccctatttttaagtctagacttaaaacatatctctttagtgcttcccatagttaggtatggtgcagtgtggaacttcaaccacctcagggtcttattggaacggaccacctctgctgtgggcttgtgtgacggGTGCCCCGATCATGCGtaccatggtggctactgaccacacctgtgctggtgctgactaccctccaccatgccttagctatgctgctttagcatagcgctgtcatggacttctcatgtgtcatgccgtacaactcctcttctcccctctccctccgtctctctcaactctccctctttccttctctccctgtcctgtctttcaactccctctacttccctctcctccctgccttttccctctatagtataataatttatatccccattgatatgcttattaataccaaccattatgacttatagtaatactaagccactttatttctcttccctttcccctatacctcacctgtgaggtaaaccatcaccagtcatcagccatctttgtgcctggccgtcatcacacctgaagtcccatccctctgactgccctaccatcgccatcgccatccctatgactgccctaccatcgcctgctgtggttccctgcccggatCCCTGGtccacgcatcctagcgacccattactttccaaaattactaatggattactaatggacaatttattccctacactggactatttgaactttctgacacaaatgactttactctactgtaactgaccctagacagatgggttgggcccttgagtcgtggatctgtctgaggtttcttcctatatgtatctccaattctagggagtttttcctttcctttcctctctttgaatgtttaacactctgtaaagcgccatgagacatgtgtaatgttttggcgctctataagtgaaattaaattgaaattgaaattaaattgaaattgaaatctgAGAATTACCCAATTTGATGTCCAGCTTGTTGTCCAGGCTGAGGTGTTCAGCTGTGCAGGTGTAGTGGTGATGCTGTAGTTCCTCTGCGCTGACCTCCAGGCTCTTCCTCATCTGGTACGTCTCATCTCCATTAGGTAGCAGCTCCCCCCCAGTGACCTGGTGGTCAGACACGGGCTGGCCGTCTCTGAGCAGGGTCAGGTTGATGTGACGCGGGTAGAAACCAGTGGCCAGGCAGGTCACTTTGACCCCTCCAGAGTCTGGAAATGTTTTCCGGAGGAGCCTAACTCTGGGCTTCACTGCAGAGGATGAAATGTAGTCATAGCACAAAGCAATTATGACTCTGTCATGAGCTTGCATGAGCTTGCCTCTCATGGAAACTCCCCTGCCCCTGTCTTCAATCAGaccagagatacacacacatagatacagatACAGCGCCAGCAAACAAAGACTAATTCTTTAAGACTTTGACTCTGAGGAAGACGCAGTGCGTCGAAATGTCAGTTCTTAagtaatctgagtgctccggtcatctctgggtttagtCTCAGAgttgaagtagcccagccagcttctctgatcctgtggtcctggactgtgagcaccgGAGCGCAAGTGACACCCTTCTTACAAGTTAAACAAAAATATACTTCATTAACAATGTATTAGTCAGAGCATCCATCTACAATATATATACTGGGAGGCCCAAGCACAAAGATGGACAGCGATGCTGAAAAGGTGACCTCATGTACATCAGAGCCACACATCAAAGCAGATGCCATAGTGCAGCCCACTACAACTCTCCATTACACTAATATTACGCCCCAACCACACCACTACAACTCTCCATTACACTAATATTACACCccaaccacaccacactacaactCTCCATTACACTAATATTACGCCCCAACTACAACTCTCCATTACACTAATATTACACCCCAACCACACCACTACAACTCTCCATTACACTAATATTACACcccaaccacaccacaccactacaaCTCTCCATTACACTAATATTACGCCCCAaccgcaccacaccactacAACTCTCCATTACACTAATATTACACcccaaccacaccacacaacaacTCTCCATTACACTAATATTACACcccaaccacaccacaccactacaaCTCTCCATTACACTAATATTACACcccaaccacaccacaccactacaaCTCTCCATTACACTAATATTACGCCCCAACCACACCACTACAACTCTCCATTACACTAATATTGCACCCCAACCACACCACTACAACTCTCCATTACACTAATATTACTCcccaaccacaccacaccactacaaCTCTCCATTACACTAATATTGCACcccaaccacaccacaccactacaaCTCTCCATTACACTAATATTACACCCCAACCACACCACTACAACTCTCCATTACACTAATATTACGCCCCAACTACAACTCTCCATTACACTAATATTACACcccaaccacaccacaccactacaaCTCTCCATTACACTAATATTGCACcccaaccacaccacaccactacaaCTCTCCATTACACTAATATTACGCCCCAACCACACCACTACAACTCTCCATTACACTAATATTACACCccaaccacaccacactacaactCTCCATTACACTAATATTACGCCCCAACTACAACTCTCCATTACACTAATATTACACCCCAACCACACCACTACAACTCTCCATTACACTAATATTACACcccaaccacaccacaccactacaaCTCTCCATTACACTAATATTACGCCCCAaccgcaccacaccactacAACTCTCCATTACACTAATATTACACcccaaccacaccacacaacaacTCTCCATTACACTAATATTACACcccaaccacaccacaccactacaaCTCTCCATTACACTAATATTACACcccaaccacaccacaccactacaaCTCTCCATTACACTAATATTACGCCCCAACCACACCACTACAACTCTCCATTACACTAATATTGCACcccaaccacaccacaccactacaaCTCTCCATTACgtgagcttagaattataaggttctatctccgtttagggtagttctgagatattgagcatcaaagttttacatagctagcaaaactgtactgtagtacctttttattttgctaataattaactttttttttttttttttacaaaaattacaccacacaggcattaataagcacctaatggatcagatgatgtcaaaaactcaatttcgaccaaaatggagatagaaccttataattctcagctcacgaTTACACTAATATTACGCCCCAACCACACCACTACAACTCTCCATTACACTAATATTACACcccaaccacaccacaccactacaaCTCTCCATTACACTAATATTACACcccaaccacaccacaccactacaaCTCTCCATTACACTAATATTACACCCCAACCACACCACTACAACTCTCCATTACACACCCACGACACCACGTGCCAACTCTATTGCACATTACAACCCCTCCATGCCATGCCAACTCTCCATTAAACTAATATTACGCCCACCATACCATGCCAACTCGATTGCACTAATATGACGACCCCACCATACCATGCCAACTCGATTGCACTAATTTGACGACCCCACCATGCCATGTCAATCACAAGAAATGGGCAACTTACCTTTTCTCATCACTTCATTTTTCTTAAGGTGGAGGCAATTCTTCAGGGCTTTAATGCAAATGGGGCCATACACGTTTGCACACAGCACCTCATGAGTGTTGGTCTCTACATGATTCCACACGGTGGCCCATAAACCTTCTGACTGTAGAGTGTTCTGGTGCAGACTGAACTGCCACTCTACATTATCCTCTCCATTAAAGGCACCCTTAGATAGGAGGGGTCCAGGGATGCCATCGTCTAGCAGCTCACAACCAGACAACTCCTGCTGCACATGTACTCCTTtggggaagaaaaagaaaatgcacCCACATTTCAGACTTACATATGTtctttggaatgtgtgtgtgtgtgtgtgtgtgtgtgtgtgtgtgtgtgtgtgtgtgtgtgaacaaactTGCATTGAGTGTTATTGGGGTACCCAGATAGCAAAGTCAGATTGGCAGATAGGGGCGCGCTGGTGGCATGGCACTTCTGGTCTGTCACTGGACCACCATTATATTGAACTTGTCATGAATATGAAGAAAATACATGAAACGTTATTGAAATTATGGATGAAGTAtaactaaataaaataaaaaatatagtcCAAAAGTGGCAATATATTGGGGCATTTGTTCTCAACCCGCCAGTGGAACGCCAGAGAACCGATGAGGAAAAACGCCAGCAGAACGGCAGAGAACCGATGAGCAAAACACCAGCAGAACGCCAGCAGAACGCCAGAGAACCGATGAGCAAAACACCAGCAGAACGCCAGCAGAACACCAGAGAACCGATGAGCAGAACACCAGCAGAACACCAGCTCTGCCCCTAATGGGGCGCCAGTGGGCCGCCAGCCTCTTGCTGTCTGTAGTTCCCGTGGATTTAAGTACCACCTTGTAAAAAAATCTACTTTTAACTTTTTTGTAAATTTTTTAACATAATGGGTTAACTTATAGTAAGGGGGTATCAAATTCATCAAGAGCTGATGCGACAATGTCGATGAAGATTTCAGCCCAACTATTGAGTATAGACAGGGTAGATTTCAGCCCAACTATTGAGTATAGACAGGGTAGATTTCAGCCCAACTATTGAGTATAGACAGGGGAGATTTCAGCCCAACTATTGAGTATAGACAGGGTAGATTCCTCTCCCAAAGGAATACAgatataggctgggtgaaccctgcctgaacttccggggaatttgaatttcgcccggcagctcaggctggacaccAGCAGATATTTTTCCTCTGttcactgccagaacctttggctccaatcagaaacggccatactctagtcctggcacgctattggccgatgacgtgacgataacgcaACTTAAACGACGCAAactgcagtagaaacaaagcgcagcctcgccagactaatgttcaatcttaaaagattgagcttagtatggtaaAAACCAGACTAATACAGATACTCAATGGAGGCACCACACACTTACCACCTGTCAGGTTAATCTGGTGTTTAGAGAAGAAGGCTATATTTTTAACACGTCTATACAGGTCTCCAAAGACAAGGTCAGCAGCTTCTGGGGTAATACATGTAGTGTGTCTAGACTGCCGATGGTTCCAGCTGTTCACATTTGAATCGTAATAGAATACTTGGATGTCATCCAGCATCCCCACTGTGATGAACTCTGGAAACGGCGTGTCTCCGATGATAAGGGTGGAAAGAGCCCACAGAGAATGAGAGCCTGAGAATAGAAAGGAAGTAATCACATGACACATTCTGCGCATGAAAATGGACACGTTGAACCACAAGACTTTCACCCAGGATCCCTCCACTTCCTCCTTAGTACACTATTCACTAGCATCAAACCCTACACCTCATCAGCAGCTCATAGCATCAAACCCTACACCTCATCAGCACCTCATTCATAACATCAAACCCTACACCTCATCAGCAGCTCATTCATAACATCAAACCCTACACCTCATCAGCACCTCATTCACTAGCATCAAACCCTACACCTCATCAGCAGCTCATTCATAACATCAAACCCTTCACCTCATCAGCAGCTCATTCATAACATCAAACCCTACACCTCATCAGCACCTCATCAGCGTCAAACCCTACACCTCATCAGCAGCTCATTCACTAGCATCAAACCCTACACCTCATCAGCACCTCATAGCATCAAACCCTACACCTCATCAGCACCTCATTCATAACATCAAACCCTACACCTCATCAGCACCTCATTCATAACATCAAACCCTACACCTCATCAGCATTCACTAGCATCAAACCCTACACCTCATCAGCAGCTCATTCACTAGCATCAAACCCTACACCTCATCAGCAGCTCATTCATAACATCAAACCCTACACCTCATCAGCACCTCATTCATAACATCAAACCCTACACCTCATCAGCATTCACTAGCATCAAACCCTACACCTCATCAGCAGCTCATTCACTAGCATCAAACCCTACACCTCATCAGCAGCTCATTCATAACATCAAACCCTACACCTCATCAGCAGCTCATAGCATCAAACCCTACACCTCATCAGCAGCTCATTCATAACATCAAACCCTACACCTCATCAGCAGCTCAT contains:
- the LOC134089372 gene encoding major histocompatibility complex class I-related gene protein-like; this translates as MLRLLFLFCSLQILPVKSGSHSLWALSTLIIGDTPFPEFITVGMLDDIQVFYYDSNVNSWNHRQSRHTTCITPEAADLVFGDLYRRVKNIAFFSKHQINLTGGVHVQQELSGCELLDDGIPGPLLSKGAFNGEDNVEWQFSLHQNTLQSEGLWATVWNHVETNTHEVLCANVYGPICIKALKNCLHLKKNEVMRKVKPRVRLLRKTFPDSGGVKVTCLATGFYPRHINLTLLRDGQPVSDHQVTGGELLPNGDETYQMRKSLEVSAEELQHHHYTCTAEHLSLDNKLDIKLDREAGVGTVSVVPPVVVLGVALLLCVGGVILMCLRRRRHR